One Cryptomeria japonica chromosome 9, Sugi_1.0, whole genome shotgun sequence genomic window carries:
- the LOC131073989 gene encoding probable disease resistance protein RPP1: MHDHLRDLGREIANQQSPYRLWSKVQIIEIQPQQEAIRIRGMADAFGDNCYTRQGEIRINTNQGERSLPPGSLGLKVFVGKGDFINEECSELSRELLCLRCSRFEHKNLPSWLSLKKLKILQLFGPWRLEDLWEHDALAPSQLKSLRSLDTLKLYNCHELDELSILAELTSLKNFELLKCQKLEKIEGLESLRALETLKIVDCTELSTLPNLAKLTFLNEIELKNCIKLEKIKSFKSLRSLKKLKIHNSPQLDRLPSVAELTSLKKFELIKCHKLEEIEGLESLRSLEILRIYNCTKLNTLPSLAELTFLKEIELVNCNKLEKIKSLENLRSLEILKIYECPELDTLPSLLELTFLKEIELRNCNKLEKIIENFKTLRSLETLKIYNCPKLDGLQSLAESTSLKKLV; the protein is encoded by the exons ATGCATGATCATTTGAGAGATTTGGGAAGGGAGATTGCAAACCAACAGTCACCTTATCGTCTTTGGTCTAAAGTACAGATTATCGAGATTCAGCCTCAACAG gaagcaataCGAATCCGAGGAATGGCAGATGCATTTGGTGACAATTGTTACACTCGGCAAGGAGAGATCAGAATAAACACAAACCAAGGAGAGCGTAGCCTCCCGCCTGGCTCACTTGGATTGAAGGTTTTTGTTGGTAAGGGAGATTTTATTAATGAGGAGTGTAGTGAATTATCAAGAGAACTGCTTTGCCTTCGGTGTAGTAGATTTGAGCATAAAAATCTTCCATCATGGCTttcattgaaaaaattaaaaattttacaaCTATTTGGCCCTTGGAGATTAGAAGATTTGTGGGAGCATGATGCTCTT GCTCCTTCACAGTTAAAAAGTCTGAGATCACTGGATACGTTGAAGTTATATAACTGTCACGAATTAGATGAGCTTTCAATCCTTGCAGAATTAACTTCTCTAAAgaattttgaattgttgaagtgtCAGAAATTGGAGAAGATAGAAGGTTTAGAAAGCCTGAGAGCATTGGAGACACTCAAGATAGTTGACTGTACAGAATTGAGCACCCTTCCAAATCTTGCAAAGTTAACTTTTctaaatgaaattgaattgaaaaactGCATCAAATTAGAGAAGATAAAAAGTTTTAAAAGTCTGAGATCGCTAAAAAAGCTCAAAATACATAACAGTCCGCAATTAGATAGGCTTCCAAGTGTTGCAGAATTAACTTCTTTAAAGAAGTTTGAATTGATAAAGTGCCACAAATTGGAGGAGATAGAAGGTTTAGAAAGCCTGAGATCATTGGAGATACTCAGGATATATAACTGCACAAAATTGAACACTCTTCCAAGTCTTGCAGAAttaacatttttgaaagaaattgaATTGGTAAACTGCAACAAATTGGAGAAGATAAAAAGTTTAGAAAACTTGAGATCATTGGAGATACTCAAGATATATGAATGTCCAGAATTGGACACCCTTCCAAGTCTTCTGGAGTTAACTTTTCTGAAAGAAATTGAATTGAGAAACTGCAACAAATTGGAGAAGATAATAGAAAATTTTAAAACTCTGAGATCACTAGAGACACTCAAGATATATAACTGTCCAAAATTAGATGGGCTTCAAAGTCTTGCAGAATCAACTTCTCTAAAAAAATTGGTTTAA
- the LOC131858601 gene encoding disease resistance protein RPV1-like — translation METIDLGPLTSEQAIGDAIDSLKAVNETLRAEIEKNRRLEKEISAWRNYVQQFQQPLRHQSSTATPPPLLPPELVDHMEKMRNSMQLMDTWIEDSYTRVNSDEEKVVMNVVNRVLKELKKVRLDVAKHPVGLDEAEHDFHNISLQSAGPIQIVGIWGMGGAGKTTLAKHLYNKKCLNIGRSSFLSDVREAARKEVLHEKQKKLLEDLDIKGKGAFFDNVDQGKEILKSRLRSVPVLIVLDDVDHTDQLDTLLPERESLGQGSLIIVTTPFLLACIGQPSPLVEFKELAQKFINACHGLPLSLKVLGGLLYGESSKKYWESQLDKLSRIVPDDIKLRLKISYDALDKEEKEMFLDIACLFIGWRSSEAIAVWDGSE, via the exons ATGGAgactattgatttgggtccactcACCTCCGAACAAGCTATAGGTGATGCAATTGATTCATTGAAGGCGGTTAATGAAACGCTGAGAGCTGAAATAGAGAAGAATAGAAGATTGGAGAAGGAAATAAGTGCGTGGAGGAACTATGTCCAGCAATTTCAGCAACCATTGAGACATCAAAGTTCGACAGCCACACCACCACCTTTGCTTCCTCCAGAATTAGTTGATCATATGGAGAAGATGAGGAATTCGATGCAGTTGATGGATACATGGATAGAGGATTCATATACTAGAGTCAATAG TGACGAGGAGAAGGTGGTGATGAATGTGGTGAATCGTGTGTTAAAAGAATTGAAGAAGGTGAGATTAGATGTTGCCAAGCATCCGGTGGGTTTGGATGAAGCTGAACATGACTTTCACAATATTTCACTTCAATCTGCTGGGCCAATACAAATTGTGGGCATTTGGGGCATGGGTGGTGCAGGCAAAACCACCCTTGCAAAGCATCTCTATAACAAGAAATGCTTGAACATTGGTCGCTCAAGTTTTCTTTCCGATGTTCGTGAGGCTGCAAGGAAAGAGGTTTTACATGAGAAACAAAAAAAGCTTCTAGAAGACCTTGACATCAAAGGCAAAGGAGCGTTCTTTGACAATGTAGACCAAGGTAAAGAGATTCTAAAAAGCCGTTTGAGATCTGTTCCTGTGCTTATTGTTTTAGATGATGTGGATCATACAGACCAACTAGACACTCTACTGCCAGAAAGGGAGAGCCTTGGCCAGGGAAGTCTGATTATTGTTACCACAC CTTTTTTGTTGGCATGCATTGGACAACCCTCTCCATTGGTGGAATTCAAGGAACTTGCTCAAAAGTTCATAAATGCTTGCCATGGTTTGCCTTTGTCACTCAAGGTCTTAGGGGGTCTTCTCTATGGGGAGTCCAGCAAGAAGTATTGGGAGTCTCAGTTAGACAAATTGTCCAGAATAGTACCAGATGACATCAAATTGAGGCTCAAAATAAGCTATGATGCTCTAGATAAAGAAGAAAAAGAGATGTTTTTGGATATAGCGTGTTTATTCATTGGATGGAGAAGCAGTGAGGCAATTGCAGTATGGGATGGATCAGAGTGA